A window of the Lycium ferocissimum isolate CSIRO_LF1 unplaced genomic scaffold, AGI_CSIRO_Lferr_CH_V1 ctg12484, whole genome shotgun sequence genome harbors these coding sequences:
- the LOC132041946 gene encoding sister chromatid cohesion protein SCC4-like, with amino-acid sequence MVVWAHMMTPTSFILKCSSGSSCCCSILIDLLRYCRNRLAFGLQTTHNTLGNLQLVSQYLTVLGNLGLALRDTGQAREILRSSLTLAKKLNDIPTQIWVLSNLTALYQQLGEKGSEMENLDYQTKKVEDLQKRISDACSSSHHVELIAKVKIEAHQLSGIDIKRAISGPSMRVDLDIPESIGLSATSPMTSSSRLMDFDMGRLRRRKA; translated from the exons ATGGTAGTGTGGGCTCATATGATGACCCCAACTAGCTTTATATTGAAGTGTAGTAGTGGTAGTAGTTGCTGTTGTTCTATTCTTATTGATTTGCTACGTTACTGCAGAAATCGACTAGCGTTTGGATTGCAGACAACACATAATACTTTGGGGAATCTGCAACTTGTTTCACAATATTTGACTGTTTTGGGGAATCTTGGACTAGCCCTCCGCGACACTGGACAAGCTAGGGAGATCTTGAGGTCCTCTCTTACATTAGCGAAGAAGCTTAATGACATTCCAACTCAGATCTGGGTACTATCGAATTTGACAG CTCTGTACCAGCAACTAGGTGAGAAAGGGAGTGAAATGGAGAATCTTGATTACCAAACAAAGAAAGTAGAGGATCTACAAAAAAGAATTTCTGATGCATGTTCGTCCAGTCACCATGTTGAACTG ATTGCCAAAGTAAAAATCGAAGCCCATCAGTTGAGCGGGATTGACATTAAACGAGCAATCTCAGGTCCTTCTATGAGAGTTGATCTGGACATTCCTGAATCCATTGGGCTGTCAGCAACTTCTCCTATGACGTCGTCATCAAGGCTTATGGATTTTGATATGGGGAGACTGAGAAGGAGAAAAGCTTAG